The Deltaproteobacteria bacterium nucleotide sequence GTCGGCCCCCCGAGCAGGTTCCGAAAACGCCCACCTTGTTGCTGACGTTGGCCTGCGAGCGGAGAAACTGATTGGCGCCGGCGAGATCGCCAAGCACCTGATCGTCGGGCACGCCGCCGCCGGCGCGGACCTTGGCGCCGACGTCTTCCGCCGTGCCATGACCGTCGCGAAAATATAGATTGGGTGAAATGCAAGCATAGCCGTGGTGGGCGAAGCGCCGCGCGCATTCACGGTACCATTCGTCCCAGCCGGGCGCGTGATGGATGATCACCATTCCCGGAAACGGGCCGGGGCCGATCGGGTGGGCATAATAGGCGTTGATCATGTCGCTGTTGTGGCCGCGCATGCCGACGGTCTCGGCGATCATGCCTTCGTATTGATTGGTTTGATACATTCGACTTCCTCCTTCGGTAGCAGCTAGTGTCTGTGCAAGCCGTCCACTTAATACAATCCGTAAAAGGGTGCAACAGGATGAAGCTGGGTGCGGTTCTGCCATTGGAGGAAAAGGAGTGTAATTTTGTCCTTGCACCGGTCAGGTGAAATGGGCTATGCTTCGTATACACATCAGTATGGGGCCTTCTGATAGTGACTATAGAGAAAGGTGAAGGTCTAGGGCGTCTTACCTTGCGATTCGGTGCCACGCGGACCATCCGACCAGAGCGTGTCTTTCTTTCCATGTTCTGCTTTCCAGCGGTGATCAGGTTCTCAGGGCAAAGACCATAAACTTGTTTATTATGAAGGAGAGCACATGAGCAGCAAAATTTACGTTGGTGGGTTGCCGTATGCGACCACCGATGCGCAGCTACAGGATCTATTTTCGCAACACGGACAGGTAGAATCCGCCCGGGTTATCACGGATAAGTTCACAGGACGTTCGCGCGGCTTTGGCTTTGTCGAAATGACCAACTCAGATGACGCGCAGAAGGCGATTCAAGCACTGAACGGCACCGACTTCGAAGGCCGTAATTTGACGGTCAACGAAGCGCGGCCGCAGGAGCGCCGCTCCGGTGGTGGTTTCGGCGACCGCGGCGGCGATCGCCGCGGCGGCGGTGGCGGCGGTGGCCGCAATCGCTGGTAGTTTTAAAAGCGATACATGAACGGAAAGGGGCGCTAGGTCGGGGCGCCCCTTTTTTGTTTCTGCGGTTGCGAGAAAATGGAACGCGTCGCCTTAGATCGTTTAGCTTTGCGCGATCTGCAAGGCAACGCGGTTGGTATCGAAGAGTATTTTCAAACGCAGTTCTTGCTGCTGATTTTTCTGCGTCACCTCGCTTGACTGCCGTGTCAAGCGCATCTCGGCGAGGTGCAAGCGCATCGGTTAGAATTCGAACGGCGCGCTGTTTCGCTGGTGGTGGTTTCCTTTGCTGAACCGGCAAAGCTTGTCTACTATCAAGAGCAGCACCAGTGGCCGTTTCCAGTCCTGGCCGACCCGCATCGGGCGGCGTATCACGCTTTCACTTTAAAAAGGCTATCTTTGTTGCGCGTGTTCTCACCGGCGACGTTGAAACTCTATTGGAAATTGCTGCGCAGCGGCCACCACCGCGAAGATTACGGCAAGGAAGATATCTATCAGGCCGGCGGCGATTTTCTCGTCAACCGCGAGGGACAGATTCTTTTTGCCCATCGCAGCCAGGACCCAACCGATCGGCCCAGCTTGAGAAATCTACTCGATGCCGTTGACCGGGCTACCAAAAAAACCGAGTAAAGACAGAAAACTCCAAACCCAAAACTCGAAACCTTTTTACTTTTTGAAGATCGCCCACTCGGGAGTTTTTAAGTTGGCCTTGATGCCGACGCGTGAGAGCTGTTCGACGATGACCAGCGCGAAGTCAACAATATTGACAGTGGTGCAGGA carries:
- a CDS encoding dienelactone hydrolase family protein, translated to MYQTNQYEGMIAETVGMRGHNSDMINAYYAHPIGPGPFPGMVIIHHAPGWDEWYRECARRFAHHGYACISPNLYFRDGHGTAEDVGAKVRAGGGVPDDQVLGDLAGANQFLRSQANVSNKVGVFGTCSGGRHGFLAACKLKGFDALVECWGGNVVQKPDELTPKRPVAPIDYTKDLS
- a CDS encoding RNA-binding protein, whose protein sequence is MSSKIYVGGLPYATTDAQLQDLFSQHGQVESARVITDKFTGRSRGFGFVEMTNSDDAQKAIQALNGTDFEGRNLTVNEARPQERRSGGGFGDRGGDRRGGGGGGGRNRW
- a CDS encoding redoxin domain-containing protein, translating into MPCQAHLGEVQAHRLEFERRAVSLVVVSFAEPAKLVYYQEQHQWPFPVLADPHRAAYHAFTLKRLSLLRVFSPATLKLYWKLLRSGHHREDYGKEDIYQAGGDFLVNREGQILFAHRSQDPTDRPSLRNLLDAVDRATKKTE